Proteins found in one Quercus robur chromosome 2, dhQueRobu3.1, whole genome shotgun sequence genomic segment:
- the LOC126713666 gene encoding vacuolar protein sorting-associated protein 32 homolog 2-like, which translates to MLNRLFGKSKQETNALSTLDKLNETLEMLEKKEKVLLKKAAAEVERAKEFTRAKNKRAAIQCLKRKRLYEQQIEQLGNFQLRIHDQMILLEGAKATTETVDALRTGAAAMKAMQKATNIDDVDKTMDEINEQTENMKQIQEALSTPIGASADFDEDELEAELEELEGAELEEELLKPATTAPAAPVQVPAGPQRNRPTPKPTAEDDELAALQAEMAL; encoded by the exons ATGCTTAACCGGCTTTTTGGAAAATCTAAACAGGAAACCAATGCTCTCTCCACGTTAGATAAATTAAACGAG ACACTTGAAATGctagagaaaaaggagaaagtaCTTTTAAAAAAGGCAGCTGCAGAGGTTGAAAGGGCAAAGGAATTCACCAGAGCTAAGAACAAAAGGG CGGCTATACAATGTTTGAAGAGGAAGAGGCTATATGAACAGCAAATAGAGCAGCTTGGGAATTTCCAATTGCGAATCCATGATCAG ATGATATTGTTAGAAGGTGCAAAAGCAACTACTGAAACTGTAGATGCATTGAGAACTGGAGCTGCTGCGATGAAGGCAATGCAGAAAGCAAC GAATATTGATGACGTGGACAAGACCATGGATGAGATCAATGAGCAGACTGAGAACATGAAACAGATTCAGGAAGCATTGTCTACTCCAATTGGTGCATCAGCCGATTTTGATGAG GATGAGTTGGAAGCTGAACTCGAAGAACTGGAAGGTGCTGAGCTGGAAGAAGAACTTCTTAAGCCTGCAACTACTGCTCCTGCAGCTCCAGTGCAGGTCCCAGCGGGCCCTCAACGAAACCGTCCTACACCAAAGCCTACAGCTGAGGATGATGAACTGGCTGCACTACAGGCTGAGATGGCACTATAA